The following are encoded together in the Bradymonas sediminis genome:
- a CDS encoding uracil-DNA glycosylase encodes MTEDLNISSISARGELHRVTRTLKQYLKWQRANGAIGSVPAPPAERAAFEATQKAREQAKLDKLKAGLRGPQASAPTQPPSYAPPAAPPRAPAAPDAPTSAPSPPEQGERSTGSPVPTSRFAKKEPSAAQPAPDILGSSTATPWKTLGSRPAKRFQGHAAAPEASAPTQTSAPTPERAAPSRPTPQRAAPAQSAPNPSQSEPQNMSADEDDIYLMDGDESELEMPSDYDPAMFYDAPPSQPAPPKPAPALRKDPAKMSKPEKLAFLQNYMGDCRRCGLCEGRKSIVFGAGNPDARLVFVADAPSASDDQAGSPFAQSSVAGTPDELLAKMVKAMGLSLDDVYLCTVLKCRPPGDRPGQLDEVKECQPFLFKQLGVIEPEVIVALGGFATKVMSLVDPSIKPARGQWQTWRGTPLMPTYHPRELVASQGRQQVDMKRTTWQDLQSVMAKLGLK; translated from the coding sequence ATATCAGCTCGATCAGCGCGCGCGGTGAGCTTCACCGCGTCACTCGCACGCTTAAGCAATATTTGAAGTGGCAGCGGGCGAACGGCGCGATCGGGAGCGTGCCGGCGCCGCCGGCCGAGCGCGCGGCGTTCGAGGCGACCCAAAAAGCGCGGGAGCAGGCGAAGCTCGACAAGCTCAAGGCGGGGCTTCGTGGTCCGCAGGCCAGCGCGCCGACGCAGCCTCCGTCTTATGCGCCGCCGGCGGCCCCGCCGCGTGCGCCGGCGGCGCCAGACGCGCCGACCTCTGCCCCGTCGCCCCCCGAGCAGGGCGAGCGCAGCACCGGCAGCCCGGTCCCCACCAGCCGTTTTGCCAAGAAAGAACCCTCGGCGGCTCAACCCGCCCCGGATATTCTCGGCTCCTCGACCGCGACGCCGTGGAAGACCCTCGGAAGCCGGCCGGCCAAGCGTTTTCAGGGCCACGCTGCGGCGCCCGAAGCATCTGCGCCGACCCAAACTTCGGCACCTACGCCCGAGCGCGCCGCGCCCTCGCGACCCACGCCTCAGCGCGCCGCGCCGGCGCAATCGGCGCCTAATCCCTCTCAGAGTGAGCCACAGAATATGTCCGCTGACGAAGATGATATTTATTTGATGGACGGCGATGAGAGCGAGCTGGAGATGCCGTCGGATTATGACCCGGCGATGTTCTACGACGCGCCGCCGTCGCAGCCTGCGCCGCCCAAACCCGCGCCCGCGCTCCGCAAAGATCCAGCGAAGATGTCGAAGCCCGAGAAGCTCGCGTTTTTGCAGAATTATATGGGCGATTGTCGACGCTGCGGGCTCTGCGAGGGGCGAAAGTCGATCGTCTTTGGCGCGGGGAACCCCGACGCGCGTCTGGTCTTTGTGGCCGATGCGCCGAGCGCCTCCGATGACCAGGCGGGCTCGCCATTTGCCCAGTCCAGCGTCGCCGGCACGCCGGACGAATTGCTGGCGAAGATGGTCAAGGCGATGGGCTTAAGCCTCGACGACGTTTATCTATGCACCGTGCTTAAGTGCCGCCCGCCCGGCGACCGCCCGGGACAGCTCGACGAGGTTAAGGAATGTCAGCCCTTCTTATTTAAGCAGCTCGGCGTGATTGAACCCGAGGTCATCGTCGCCCTGGGCGGCTTCGCGACCAAGGTCATGAGCTTGGTAGATCCCTCGATTAAGCCGGCGCGTGGCCAATGGCAGACCTGGCGCGGAACGCCCTTGATGCCGACCTATCATCCGCGTGAATTGGTCGCCTCACAGGGGCGCCAGCAGGTCGATATGAAGCGCACGACCTGGCAGGACCTGCAATCGGTGATGGCAAAATTAGGTTTGAAATAA
- a CDS encoding hybrid sensor histidine kinase/response regulator — protein sequence MASNAPERTFLVVDDEPDILDAIERLFRKEYRVLTANSAAEALEIVQRESIQVVMSDQRMPSMSGIELLEELHKTHPDIVRVLFTGYSNIDHVIDAINQGHVYRYISKPWKPAELRLFVAQAFDYYVDRQERRSLIKQLQSANERMEKQLNLLSIANEELKTLDRVKNVFMEVVSHELNTPIAIILGYVFLLKKELDGARGDLTGKAIEGIDTSAMRLKNISNRIFKMLADEGPTSTLNLEWVTLKDLADELHTQISPFLQKRHQTFKVTLPSEPAQIHADPEKLSDIFLNLLMNAIKFSRDGQTITLSVEAATDEPETYVFSVQDQGIGISDEDVSQIFNSFFSTFESKHHSSGSFEFGKRGIGLGLSVARRFAEMHAGSIHVESVEGEGSRFVVRLPRDPEQIHGLVNDLALDTPKVLS from the coding sequence ATGGCTAGCAACGCACCAGAACGCACCTTTTTGGTCGTCGATGATGAGCCCGATATCCTCGACGCCATCGAACGACTCTTCCGAAAGGAATACCGAGTCCTCACCGCCAACTCGGCGGCTGAGGCGCTTGAAATCGTCCAGCGTGAGTCGATTCAGGTCGTCATGAGCGACCAACGCATGCCCAGCATGTCGGGCATCGAGCTGCTCGAAGAGTTGCACAAGACCCACCCTGATATCGTGCGCGTCCTCTTCACCGGCTATAGCAATATCGACCACGTGATCGACGCGATTAATCAGGGCCACGTCTATCGCTATATCAGTAAGCCGTGGAAGCCGGCGGAGTTGCGCCTCTTCGTCGCTCAGGCCTTCGATTATTATGTCGACCGCCAGGAGCGCCGCTCGCTGATCAAGCAGCTGCAGAGCGCCAACGAGCGCATGGAAAAGCAGCTCAACTTGCTCAGCATCGCCAACGAGGAGCTGAAGACCCTCGACCGCGTCAAGAATGTCTTCATGGAGGTCGTCAGCCACGAGCTTAACACCCCCATCGCGATCATTCTGGGTTATGTGTTTTTGCTCAAAAAGGAGCTCGACGGGGCGCGTGGCGACCTGACGGGCAAGGCGATCGAGGGGATCGATACCAGCGCGATGCGCCTTAAAAACATCTCCAACCGCATCTTCAAGATGCTGGCCGACGAGGGCCCAACCTCCACCCTCAACCTGGAATGGGTGACCCTCAAAGACCTCGCCGACGAATTACACACGCAGATTTCGCCGTTTTTGCAAAAGCGTCATCAGACCTTCAAGGTGACGCTGCCCTCGGAGCCCGCCCAGATCCACGCGGACCCCGAAAAGCTCAGCGATATCTTCCTGAATTTGTTAATGAACGCGATTAAATTCTCGCGCGATGGCCAGACCATCACCCTGTCGGTCGAGGCCGCCACGGATGAGCCCGAGACCTACGTTTTTTCGGTCCAAGACCAGGGCATCGGCATCTCGGACGAAGACGTCTCCCAGATTTTCAACTCGTTTTTCAGCACCTTCGAGTCAAAGCACCACTCGTCGGGCAGCTTCGAATTCGGCAAGCGCGGCATCGGGCTGGGGCTGTCGGTGGCGCGCCGCTTTGCGGAGATGCACGCCGGCAGCATTCACGTCGAGAGCGTCGAAGGCGAAGGGTCACGCTTTGTCGTGCGCCTGCCGCGCGACCCCGAGCAAATCCACGGGCTGGTCAACGACCTCGCCCTGGACACCCCAAAGGTTCTGAGCTGA
- a CDS encoding L-erythro-3,5-diaminohexanoate dehydrogenase — translation MEFKKGGHLYGLHRVIEPQGVLPQSSLKLDNSAPAYDNEIVVEVETLNIDSASFHQIMGEVGRDEAKVAARIEEIVAQRGKMQNPVTGSGGMFIGTVRGLGPNYKGPEGLKVGDRIASLVSLTLTPLLLESVDKVYLDADQADVTATAFLWPSSPIVRMPDDMSARLALSVLDVCGAPAQTVRLAEGASRMLVLGMGKSGMICAAAARDAMGPDGVICGYDLRDGNLSVMKEEGIINDFRTGNAKNPAQVLEQVSEMIDGGLFDVVINTCNVADTEMSAILACKDRGRVYFFNMATDFSKAALGCEGVGKDVDLLIGNGYAHGHAQMALELIRDYPAVRAQIEKLFC, via the coding sequence ATGGAATTTAAAAAAGGTGGGCATTTATACGGGTTGCATCGGGTCATCGAGCCGCAGGGTGTGCTGCCGCAGAGCTCGCTGAAGCTCGATAATAGCGCGCCGGCCTACGATAACGAGATCGTGGTCGAGGTGGAGACGCTCAATATCGACTCGGCGAGCTTCCACCAGATCATGGGCGAGGTTGGCCGCGATGAGGCCAAGGTCGCCGCGCGCATCGAGGAGATCGTCGCCCAGCGCGGGAAGATGCAAAATCCGGTCACCGGCAGTGGCGGAATGTTCATCGGCACGGTGCGCGGGCTCGGCCCGAATTATAAGGGCCCCGAGGGGCTTAAGGTCGGCGACCGCATCGCCTCTCTGGTGAGCCTGACCCTGACGCCGCTGCTGCTTGAGAGCGTCGACAAGGTCTACCTCGACGCCGACCAGGCCGACGTCACGGCCACTGCCTTCTTGTGGCCCAGCTCGCCGATCGTGCGCATGCCCGACGATATGTCGGCGCGCCTGGCGCTCTCGGTGCTCGACGTGTGTGGAGCGCCGGCTCAGACCGTTCGCCTGGCCGAAGGCGCCTCGCGGATGTTGGTCCTCGGGATGGGGAAATCCGGCATGATCTGCGCCGCGGCGGCTCGCGACGCGATGGGGCCCGACGGCGTCATCTGCGGGTATGACCTGCGCGATGGGAACCTCAGCGTCATGAAAGAAGAGGGCATCATCAACGATTTCCGCACCGGAAACGCGAAGAATCCCGCCCAGGTCCTCGAGCAGGTCTCTGAGATGATCGACGGCGGCCTCTTCGACGTGGTGATCAACACCTGCAATGTGGCCGACACCGAGATGTCGGCGATTCTTGCGTGCAAGGATCGCGGTCGGGTCTATTTCTTCAATATGGCGACCGACTTCTCGAAGGCGGCGCTGGGGTGTGAGGGGGTTGGCAAGGACGTCGACCTGCTCATCGGCAACGGCTACGCCCACGGCCACGCGCAGATGGCGCTTGAGCTGATCCGCGACTACCCGGCGGTGCGCGCTCAGATTGAGAAGCTCTTCTGCTGA